In Elusimicrobiota bacterium, the sequence CCCAGTGGCGTGTATATCTACCAAATCACAACCCAGCAAAAGGTATTTAACGGCACCGTAGTGGTCGCAAGATGATTGGTTAAAAGATTTATACCCGACTTCAGTCGGAAAAAAAAAGTTCAGTGCGTTCAATGTATTCAGTGGTTTAAGAAAAAAAATGAATATGTATAACGCAATTAAACAATTAAGAAATAGCGTAGAGCGAATAGCGAATAGGTTAGCAGTCGGTCTTCTATCCACTATCCACTATCCACTATCCGCTATCCGCTGTTTGCTATTCGCTACTTCCTACTTCCTACTCGCTGTTTGCTATTCGTTACTCCCTACACCCTATACCCTACACCCTACTCCCTGCCTCTATGCTGATTTTGAACTGGTCGGCAGAGGTGTGGGGACTGCACGAGCTTTTGCACTAAATAATGCATTTACCGCAATCGCGGATGATACTAATGCGATATTTTATAATCCAGCAGGGTTAGTACAAAACCCAACCGGTAGGTTCAGTTGCGGCTATCGGAAATTGTTCTGGAACCTTACTGATGATAGTAATCTGACTGATGGCACGCTTGGTATCACGCATCCGTTAGATAAAAATTCAGCGTTAGGTATTGGCTGGTATAGTTTCAGTTTGCAGAATAGTTATTCTGAAAATGTCTGGGCAGTCTCATATGGAACAAATTTGACTCAATGGCTGGCATTGTTTTCTGAAAACAATCCGTTTTCAGTTGGCTTAACAGCTAAACTGTTATCTAAAAAATATGGAAACGATATTTATACCGCTACCGATTCGTTATTTTTAGAAAATAATTATTCAAAATTAGGTTTCAGTTGCGACCTCGGGCTGCTATACATTTTAGAAGATAACTATTCATTCGGCTTGGTAGTGATTGATATGAATCAACCTGATATGAATCTGAACGATAAAAAGATGAACATACCAGCAAAATATAAACTTGGTTTCGCATACAGAACCATCTTGCTAAATTTTACTACTGAAATAGTCAGCAAAAAAGGCGAGATTACCAGTAATACCGGGATAGAAAAATATCTGTTTGATAAACATTTAACTGCTCGTGTCGGTATTGGTGTAGGCAGCCGCGAATATCGGGCTGTTTCGGTTGGAGCAGGATACCAAACATCAATCGTTCAGATTGATTATGCATTTGTTTATCCGCTGGCAGGTATTACAGATACACTCGGTACGCATAGTATCTCAATATCATTACCATTCTGGTTCGCGACCGCAAAAGAAACCCAAAAAAAAATGGGGACGGAGGAAATGGGGACGGAGGAAATTAAGGTAGAACATAAAAAACTTACAACTTATACTGTTCAGGCAGGCGATACATTACCGCGGATTGCCGCAAAGCCCGAAATATATGGTAATCCGGTATTATGGCGTAAAATTTATGAAGCAAACAAGGATAAAATCAGTCCATCATATGAACTTACACCAGGTCAGCTGCTGACCATCCCGAGAGATTAAGTGATGAAAATGGATAAATCCAAGTGGTTAAGTGATTATGTGTTTAAGTGGTTTGTATTTACTATTCACTTATTCACTTATTCACTTATTCACTTGCTTTTTATCACTTATTCACTTAATCACTGTCTCTATGCACAAGTTGGTTCTGTCAATCAGTATATCAACCAGGCGAACGAATTATATTCAGCCGGCGATGTAGAAAGCGCAATTATTTCATTAGAAGATGCGTTAGCATTTGACCCGAGTTCACAGCAAGCAAAAACATTGATGATAAAAATTCTGACAGAACAAGGTAAAAAGTATTATACGCAGAAAAATTATCCAAAAGCACTTCAGTACTTGAAACGCGCATCAGATTTAGCGCCTGAAATACCCGAATTAAAAACACTCTATAACGAAGTTCAGTCAGCCCAGCAAGCTGCCGAAATAAAACCAATAGAACCAATACCTCAGAAAGAAATTAAAAAAATAATCACTTCTGCACCAGCTACCTCGCCACGCCTACCCACCCTACCCACCACACCTGCTCAGCCACAGATAACAAAACAAGAATTAGAAAAAATGGTTGCCTTGCTGGATACCTTCAAAACCGCACAAGCACAATGGCAACAATCAACTGAATTATTGAATAAAAAAATAGTAAAATTTGAGCAAGCCAGAATTATGT encodes:
- a CDS encoding LysM peptidoglycan-binding domain-containing protein yields the protein MNMYNAIKQLRNSVERIANRLAVGLLSTIHYPLSAIRCLLFATSYFLLAVCYSLLPTPYTLHPTPCLYADFELVGRGVGTARAFALNNAFTAIADDTNAIFYNPAGLVQNPTGRFSCGYRKLFWNLTDDSNLTDGTLGITHPLDKNSALGIGWYSFSLQNSYSENVWAVSYGTNLTQWLALFSENNPFSVGLTAKLLSKKYGNDIYTATDSLFLENNYSKLGFSCDLGLLYILEDNYSFGLVVIDMNQPDMNLNDKKMNIPAKYKLGFAYRTILLNFTTEIVSKKGEITSNTGIEKYLFDKHLTARVGIGVGSREYRAVSVGAGYQTSIVQIDYAFVYPLAGITDTLGTHSISISLPFWFATAKETQKKMGTEEMGTEEIKVEHKKLTTYTVQAGDTLPRIAAKPEIYGNPVLWRKIYEANKDKISPSYELTPGQLLTIPRD